Proteins from a genomic interval of Ensifer canadensis:
- a CDS encoding tripartite tricarboxylate transporter substrate-binding protein, with translation MKTLNALLGAVAALSLFAASANAQTYPERSITMVVPFSAGGPTDTVARLVAESMSKDLGQQIIVENVGGAGGTLGAGRVAQADPDGYTVLLHHIGMATSATLYRKLAYDTLNAFEYVGLVTEVPMTIVARKDLEPTDLKGLVEYAKANKDTVTVANAGIGAASHLCGMMFMSAIETPLTTVPYKGTGPAMTDLLGGQVDIMCDQTTNTTKQIQGGTIKAYAVTSPERLKVFPDLPTTTEGGLPGLQVGIWHGVYTPKGTPAEVNERLSKSLQVALKDPNVVARFGELGTVPSSEADATPAALKAKLESEITRWKPVIEAAGQYAD, from the coding sequence GGTCGTTCCGTTCTCGGCCGGCGGCCCGACGGATACCGTCGCACGCCTCGTCGCCGAATCCATGTCGAAGGATCTCGGCCAGCAGATCATCGTCGAAAACGTCGGCGGCGCCGGCGGCACTTTGGGCGCCGGTCGCGTTGCCCAGGCCGATCCGGATGGCTACACGGTACTGCTCCACCATATCGGCATGGCAACCAGCGCCACGCTCTACCGCAAGCTCGCCTATGACACGCTGAACGCGTTCGAGTATGTCGGTCTCGTCACCGAAGTGCCGATGACGATCGTCGCGCGCAAGGATCTCGAGCCGACCGATCTCAAGGGCCTCGTCGAATACGCAAAGGCGAACAAGGACACGGTCACCGTTGCCAATGCCGGCATCGGCGCTGCCTCGCACCTCTGCGGCATGATGTTCATGAGCGCCATCGAAACGCCGCTGACCACCGTTCCCTACAAGGGCACCGGTCCGGCGATGACCGATCTGCTCGGCGGCCAGGTCGACATCATGTGCGACCAGACCACCAACACCACCAAGCAGATCCAGGGCGGCACGATCAAGGCCTATGCCGTCACTTCGCCTGAACGTCTCAAGGTCTTCCCGGACCTGCCGACGACAACGGAAGGCGGCCTTCCGGGGCTGCAGGTCGGCATCTGGCACGGTGTTTATACGCCGAAGGGCACGCCGGCCGAAGTCAACGAGCGGCTGTCGAAGTCGCTGCAGGTGGCTCTCAAGGATCCGAACGTCGTCGCCCGCTTCGGCGAACTCGGCACGGTACCGTCGAGCGAAGCCGATGCCACCCCGGCAGCGCTGAAGGCTAAGCTTGAAAGCGAAATCACACGCTGGAAGCCGGTCATCGAAGCCGCCGGCCAGTACGCCGACTAA
- a CDS encoding tripartite tricarboxylate transporter TctB family protein: protein MKSISFDTTNALCGGLLTAVGLFFAWQAFNLELGTAFRMGPGYFPLVLAVILTLLGIVILVQSTRVQGEPIGAIAVRGMLFILPAPVFFGLTVRGLGFVPSLFFTALIACFASGRMKPLTAIALSLALTAFSVAVFSYGLGLPFQRFGPWTQY from the coding sequence ATGAAATCAATCTCCTTCGACACCACCAATGCGCTCTGTGGCGGCCTCCTGACGGCCGTCGGGCTGTTCTTCGCCTGGCAGGCGTTCAACCTTGAGCTCGGCACCGCCTTCCGCATGGGCCCGGGCTATTTCCCGCTGGTGCTCGCCGTCATCCTGACGCTTCTCGGTATCGTGATCCTCGTTCAGTCGACCCGCGTCCAGGGAGAGCCGATCGGGGCTATCGCCGTGCGCGGCATGCTGTTCATCCTGCCGGCGCCGGTCTTCTTTGGCCTGACGGTTCGCGGGCTCGGCTTTGTGCCGTCGCTGTTTTTTACGGCACTGATTGCCTGCTTTGCCTCCGGTCGCATGAAACCGTTGACCGCCATCGCCCTGTCGCTGGCGCTGACGGCTTTTTCGGTCGCGGTCTTCAGCTACGGCCTCGGCTTGCCCTTCCAGCGCTTCGGCCCCTGGACCCAGTACTAG